The Staphylococcus sp. KG4-3 genome has a window encoding:
- the mtnN gene encoding 5'-methylthioadenosine/S-adenosylhomocysteine nucleosidase encodes MIGIIGAMEEEVAILKDKIKNLEEIKIAHVIFYKGNLEGKDIILTQSGIGKVNVAISTTLLINQFKPNLIINTGSAGALDKSLNVGDVVVSDTVAYHDADARAFGYQLGQIPQMPAQFVADKELIDKAIEAIKQQQINAKTGLIVSGDSFIGTSEQRTAIKANFPQAMAAEMEATAIAQTCHQFNMPFIITRAISDLADGDAGITFEAFLEKAAISSSGIVEHLIKTI; translated from the coding sequence GTGATTGGTATTATAGGTGCTATGGAAGAAGAAGTAGCAATCTTAAAAGATAAAATAAAAAATTTAGAAGAAATTAAAATCGCGCATGTAATCTTTTATAAAGGGAATTTAGAAGGCAAAGACATAATTCTTACACAGAGTGGTATTGGTAAAGTGAATGTAGCGATTTCAACTACATTATTAATTAATCAATTTAAGCCTAACTTAATTATTAACACAGGTTCTGCTGGTGCACTAGACAAATCATTAAATGTAGGAGATGTTGTCGTAAGTGATACGGTTGCCTATCATGATGCAGACGCAAGAGCTTTTGGCTATCAATTAGGACAAATCCCACAAATGCCGGCGCAATTTGTTGCAGATAAAGAATTAATAGATAAAGCAATTGAAGCTATTAAGCAACAACAAATCAATGCCAAGACAGGCTTGATCGTTAGTGGGGATAGTTTTATTGGTACAAGTGAACAACGCACGGCAATTAAAGCAAATTTTCCGCAAGCTATGGCAGCGGAAATGGAAGCCACGGCGATTGCACAAACTTGTCATCAATTCAACATGCCATTTATAATTACTCGAGCAATTTCAGATTTAGCAGATGGCGATGCGGGTATAACATTTGAAGCATTTTTAGAAAAAGCAGCAATATCTTCAAGTGGAATCGTAGAACACTTAATTAAAACTATATAA
- a CDS encoding YqeG family HAD IIIA-type phosphatase, which produces MGMIKHYFMPNEYVQSIFQIDIEKLAASGVKGIITDLDNTLVGWDVANPTEAVKQWFEQAKEAGITVTIVSNNNKQRVGSFSESLKVDYIFRAKKPRGRAFNQASKLMNLKPSEIVVIGDQMLTDVFGGNRRGLFTIMVVPVKQTDGFITKFNRLIERRLLQHFRKKGYITWEEN; this is translated from the coding sequence ATGGGTATGATAAAGCATTATTTTATGCCAAATGAATATGTTCAATCTATTTTTCAAATAGATATTGAAAAACTTGCAGCATCTGGTGTTAAAGGTATAATTACAGATTTAGATAATACACTTGTAGGATGGGATGTAGCAAATCCAACAGAGGCTGTTAAGCAATGGTTTGAACAAGCAAAAGAAGCAGGTATTACAGTAACAATTGTTTCTAATAATAATAAACAACGTGTTGGAAGTTTTTCAGAATCATTAAAAGTTGATTATATATTTAGGGCGAAAAAACCAAGAGGTAGAGCTTTTAACCAAGCATCAAAATTAATGAATTTGAAACCCTCTGAGATTGTAGTAATAGGAGATCAAATGCTAACAGATGTATTTGGTGGTAATAGAAGAGGCTTATTTACAATTATGGTTGTTCCTGTAAAGCAAACAGATGGTTTTATAACAAAATTTAATCGTTTAATCGAGCGAAGATTGTTACAACACTTTAGAAAAAAAGGTTATATTACATGGGAGGAAAATTGA
- a CDS encoding class I SAM-dependent methyltransferase has protein sequence MSQYEEMSLFYDQLTLDQPYESWLEIVNYFAENKGSILDIGCGTGSLTSLFNEFKQVTGMDLSIDMLAIATQKSEHVNWLEGDMTDFQLNTSFDVITIFCDSLNYLPETEHVVATFKRVFEHLDNNGVFMFDVHTSFKMDTLFNNQSYIDESDDVFLGWEAVKGEEPLSVWHDMSFFIRQSDGKYNRFDESHYQRTYLESEYKDMLAQVGFKDIQTFVDFEIDNHDAEGHRLFFIVKK, from the coding sequence ATGTCTCAATATGAAGAAATGAGCCTGTTTTACGATCAGTTAACGCTTGATCAACCTTATGAGTCTTGGTTAGAGATTGTAAATTATTTTGCAGAAAATAAAGGCTCTATCCTAGATATAGGATGCGGTACAGGCAGCTTAACGTCATTATTTAATGAATTTAAACAAGTGACTGGGATGGACCTTAGTATCGATATGCTTGCGATAGCAACACAAAAATCAGAACATGTTAATTGGCTAGAAGGCGATATGACTGATTTTCAACTCAACACATCATTTGATGTTATCACTATTTTTTGCGATTCATTAAATTATCTACCAGAGACAGAGCATGTTGTTGCTACTTTCAAACGTGTTTTCGAGCATTTAGATAATAATGGTGTATTTATGTTTGATGTACACACAAGTTTTAAAATGGATACTTTATTTAATAATCAAAGTTATATAGATGAATCGGATGATGTATTTCTCGGATGGGAAGCTGTTAAAGGTGAAGAACCATTAAGTGTATGGCATGATATGTCATTTTTCATTAGGCAATCTGATGGTAAGTATAATCGATTTGATGAATCTCACTATCAGCGTACCTATCTAGAATCAGAATACAAGGATATGCTTGCTCAAGTAGGTTTTAAGGATATTCAGACATTTGTTGATTTTGAAATTGATAATCATGATGCTGAAGGGCACCGCTTGTTTTTCATTGTTAAAAAATAA
- the rsfS gene encoding ribosome silencing factor — translation MKSDQLLKLAVEATENKKAEDIISLNMKGISDMTDYFVVCHGNNEKQVQSIARAVKDAANEAEIEVKRMEGFNEARWILIDLANVVVHVFHKDERDYYNIEKLYRDAPLESYRQVVY, via the coding sequence ATGAAATCAGATCAACTATTAAAGCTAGCTGTCGAAGCAACAGAGAATAAAAAAGCAGAAGATATTATTTCATTAAATATGAAAGGTATTAGCGATATGACAGATTATTTCGTAGTTTGTCACGGAAATAATGAAAAACAAGTTCAATCAATTGCACGAGCAGTTAAAGACGCAGCTAATGAAGCAGAAATTGAAGTTAAGCGTATGGAAGGCTTTAATGAAGCGAGATGGATTCTTATTGATTTAGCAAATGTAGTCGTACACGTTTTCCACAAAGACGAAAGAGATTATTATAATATTGAAAAATTATATAGAGATGCACCATTAGAATCATATAGACAGGTAGTTTATTAA
- a CDS encoding DNA internalization-related competence protein ComEC/Rec2: MLFIILISILSNIYFQYHLKVTVEQHNFLTKQTVHTQAYFINKPNLNNKKLTGNVKIGKRTFKYYYQIKSENARAVQSKIVWQNCKIDAIFKSYNNHPYSQLSLFINNIDFNSCYKSKSDYSYILDYHKQYVLERLKHLHIESTGKVFALISGDVSEISKDDIDKYKEIGIYHLLAISGMHIGTLTSILYFLLNHMKCPIVIIKIVICVILPLYVFYIDLAPSAIRATITCLLLIILSKSIAKNTLNLLSLSFIFMTSLHPPFIYHLGFQFSFLITFFILFALPILEKAHLIKNIFYLSLIAQLGSFIISAIYFNHIQWIGIITNLFFVPFYTFILFPFVIFIVILLHFPLELSFLSTPLNLLMTFHDVVINLFIHMNIYKWHVPELNEIFITLTFVTVFIALVFLVHKYYVCFIITVLILYIISTIIPHDDSYKLTMLNVNQGDAFLFETNERESILIDTGGTSMYSARDSAMKGNHNIAKYHIIPTLKKHGLTSLDYIIISHPHVDHIGELSYLITKFKIKNIIINTTSFNMNKLKTLIHQSERNHIKLIDFKNIQQFNLGKANITLLDTTIKYSQDLNEHSIVTFIEYNKIKMLFMGDATTNNEQILLRNFKLSKIDILKVGHHGSKTSTSNEFLQKIQPTICLVSVGKTNRYHLPNQEVITKLKRLGAQVFQSNEYGEVTIKLNSQLTINTEMNQ, from the coding sequence ATGCTATTCATTATATTAATATCAATATTATCTAATATTTATTTTCAATATCATTTAAAAGTGACAGTTGAACAACATAACTTTTTAACGAAACAAACTGTGCATACTCAAGCTTATTTTATAAACAAGCCAAATTTGAACAATAAAAAATTAACTGGAAACGTCAAAATAGGAAAGCGTACTTTTAAATATTATTATCAAATAAAAAGTGAAAATGCTAGGGCAGTACAATCAAAAATTGTTTGGCAAAATTGCAAAATTGATGCCATATTTAAGTCGTACAACAATCACCCGTATAGCCAATTATCACTTTTTATAAATAATATTGATTTTAATAGTTGTTATAAATCCAAAAGCGATTATTCATATATTTTAGATTATCACAAACAGTACGTATTAGAACGACTTAAGCATTTACACATAGAATCTACGGGTAAGGTTTTTGCACTTATAAGTGGTGACGTATCAGAAATTAGTAAAGACGACATTGATAAATATAAAGAAATTGGGATATATCATCTATTAGCCATTAGTGGAATGCATATAGGTACATTAACAAGCATATTATATTTTTTGTTAAACCATATGAAATGCCCAATCGTTATCATTAAAATAGTTATTTGCGTTATTTTACCATTATATGTTTTTTATATAGATTTAGCTCCAAGTGCTATAAGAGCAACTATAACTTGTCTCTTGTTAATTATATTATCTAAATCAATTGCAAAAAATACGCTTAATTTACTATCACTATCATTTATTTTTATGACTTCGCTTCATCCACCTTTTATCTATCATTTAGGCTTTCAATTTTCTTTTCTTATCACATTTTTTATTTTGTTTGCTCTTCCAATATTAGAAAAAGCTCATTTGATAAAAAATATTTTCTATCTATCTTTAATTGCGCAACTGGGTTCATTTATTATAAGTGCTATTTATTTTAATCATATTCAATGGATTGGTATTATAACTAACCTATTTTTTGTACCTTTTTATACATTTATACTATTTCCATTTGTTATTTTCATCGTTATCCTCTTACATTTTCCCCTAGAACTAAGCTTTCTTAGCACACCACTAAATTTATTAATGACGTTTCATGATGTAGTTATCAATCTATTCATACACATGAACATTTATAAATGGCATGTACCTGAACTTAATGAAATATTTATTACTTTAACTTTTGTTACAGTTTTTATAGCATTAGTTTTTTTAGTTCATAAATATTATGTATGTTTTATCATAACTGTGCTTATTTTGTATATCATTTCTACAATCATTCCTCATGATGATTCTTATAAATTAACAATGTTAAATGTGAATCAAGGAGATGCATTTCTATTCGAAACAAATGAACGAGAAAGCATACTTATTGATACTGGTGGCACATCGATGTACTCAGCTAGGGATTCAGCAATGAAAGGAAATCATAATATTGCTAAATATCATATAATACCTACACTTAAAAAGCACGGTCTAACATCTTTAGATTATATTATTATTTCACATCCCCACGTGGATCATATAGGTGAATTAAGTTACTTAATAACTAAGTTCAAGATAAAAAATATAATCATTAATACAACGAGTTTTAATATGAATAAATTAAAGACTTTAATCCACCAAAGTGAGAGAAATCATATAAAGCTAATTGATTTTAAAAACATACAACAATTTAACTTAGGTAAAGCAAATATTACTTTACTTGATACAACAATTAAGTATTCACAGGATTTAAATGAACATTCTATTGTAACTTTTATAGAATATAATAAGATTAAAATGTTGTTTATGGGAGATGCTACCACTAATAATGAACAAATACTTTTGCGTAATTTTAAATTGTCAAAGATAGATATACTAAAAGTGGGTCATCATGGAAGCAAAACAAGTACTAGCAATGAATTTTTACAAAAAATACAACCAACAATTTGTCTTGTTTCTGTAGGTAAGACAAATCGGTACCATCTACCGAATCAAGAAGTTATAACTAAATTAAAAAGGTTAGGTGCTCAAGTTTTCCAATCAAATGAGTATGGAGAGGTAACTATAAAATTAAATTCCCAATTAACTATAAATACCGAAATGAACCAATGA
- the aroE gene encoding shikimate dehydrogenase, which produces MKYAVIGNPIVHSLSPIMHNANFEALNNPSSYEAINIPEDQFHLIKEIIDEKALSGFNVTIPHKENILPYLDEIDDQSKTVGAVNTVKIEDGKWIGYNTDGIGYVTGLKQVYPDLENAYILILGAGGASKGIANELVKHVHSKLTIANRTLKRFENWDLDVNQITLEEAEKALDEFDIVINTTPAGMHENKEVVINLDNLDSRTLVSDIVYVPFKTPILEIAEAKGNPIHNGLDMFVYQGAESFKIWTNELPQIQIMKEAVLKHL; this is translated from the coding sequence ATGAAATATGCGGTAATAGGTAACCCAATAGTACATTCATTATCCCCGATCATGCATAATGCGAATTTTGAAGCGTTAAACAATCCATCATCTTATGAAGCAATTAACATACCAGAAGACCAATTTCACCTAATCAAAGAAATTATTGATGAAAAAGCACTTTCTGGATTTAATGTGACGATTCCTCATAAAGAAAATATATTGCCATATCTAGATGAAATAGATGATCAATCCAAGACAGTTGGCGCTGTTAATACAGTGAAAATTGAAGATGGTAAATGGATTGGCTACAATACAGATGGTATTGGGTATGTAACTGGCTTAAAACAGGTATATCCAGATTTGGAAAATGCTTATATATTAATTTTAGGCGCTGGCGGTGCAAGTAAAGGTATTGCAAATGAATTAGTTAAGCATGTACACTCTAAATTAACAATTGCTAATAGAACTTTGAAACGTTTTGAAAATTGGGATTTAGATGTGAACCAAATTACTTTGGAAGAAGCTGAAAAAGCACTAGATGAATTTGATATCGTGATTAATACAACACCTGCCGGTATGCATGAAAACAAGGAAGTAGTTATAAATCTAGATAATTTAGATTCGCGAACTTTAGTTAGTGATATTGTGTATGTACCTTTTAAAACGCCTATTTTAGAAATAGCAGAAGCGAAAGGAAATCCAATTCACAATGGCCTTGATATGTTTGTATATCAAGGGGCAGAGAGTTTTAAAATATGGACAAATGAACTACCTCAAATCCAAATTATGAAAGAGGCAGTTTTAAAGCATTTATAA
- the yqeH gene encoding ribosome biogenesis GTPase YqeH gives MAETEILKCIGCGAPLQAEDPNAPGYVPEHNLYREDVICKRCFRLKNYNEVQDVGLDSEDFLKLLNGLADRSGIVVNVVDVFDFEGSFINAIKRIVGNKKIILVANKVDLLPKQINKRRVKEWLKKTARKYGLEADDVVLISAEKNEGIEDLLNSINTLRNSEDVYIVGTTNVGKSTLINKLIERSVGEKDVVTTSRFPGTTLDMIDIPLDDTSFMYDTPGVIQEHQMTHYVTENELKTIMPKKEVKQRIYQLNEGQTLFFGGLARIDYLSGGKRPLVCYFSNELNIHRTKTENANELWRNQLGAVLAPPNNPEHFDLKNVKAVRLETGKEKRDVMISGLGFITIDEGAKVIIRVPKNVDVVLRNSIM, from the coding sequence TTGGCTGAAACTGAAATATTGAAATGTATTGGTTGCGGTGCACCATTACAAGCTGAAGATCCAAATGCGCCCGGTTATGTACCAGAACATAATTTATACCGCGAGGACGTCATTTGTAAAAGATGCTTTAGATTGAAGAATTACAACGAAGTACAAGATGTAGGGTTAGATAGTGAAGACTTCTTAAAATTACTTAATGGCTTAGCTGATAGAAGCGGTATTGTTGTGAATGTAGTTGATGTATTTGATTTTGAAGGTTCATTTATTAATGCAATTAAACGTATTGTAGGTAACAAAAAGATTATTTTAGTAGCCAATAAAGTAGATTTATTACCTAAACAAATTAATAAGCGTCGTGTGAAAGAGTGGCTGAAAAAGACAGCTAGAAAATATGGGCTAGAAGCTGATGATGTTGTACTTATTTCTGCTGAAAAAAATGAAGGGATTGAAGATTTATTAAATTCAATCAATACATTAAGAAACAGTGAAGACGTTTATATTGTAGGTACGACAAATGTAGGTAAATCAACGCTTATTAATAAATTAATTGAACGAAGTGTTGGCGAAAAAGACGTAGTAACAACATCAAGATTTCCAGGTACGACTTTAGATATGATTGATATTCCTTTAGACGATACTTCTTTCATGTATGATACACCTGGTGTTATTCAAGAACATCAAATGACACATTATGTCACTGAAAATGAACTTAAGACAATCATGCCGAAAAAGGAAGTTAAACAACGTATATACCAATTAAATGAAGGTCAAACTCTATTCTTTGGTGGACTAGCAAGAATCGATTACCTAAGTGGTGGGAAACGACCACTAGTCTGTTATTTTTCTAACGAATTAAATATACACCGTACCAAAACTGAAAATGCCAATGAATTATGGCGCAATCAGTTAGGTGCTGTACTTGCGCCACCTAATAACCCAGAGCATTTTGACTTAAAAAATGTTAAAGCGGTAAGGTTGGAAACTGGAAAAGAAAAACGCGACGTGATGATTTCTGGTTTAGGGTTTATTACAATTGATGAAGGTGCTAAAGTTATAATTCGCGTACCTAAAAATGTTGATGTAGTATTAAGAAATTCAATAATGTAA
- the nadD gene encoding nicotinate (nicotinamide) nucleotide adenylyltransferase, with protein MTKSIVIYGGQFNPIHLAHMVVASEVNDVIKPDVFYFLPSYMSPLKVHDDYLDANHRVTMIHNVIKELGFGEVYLDEIERKGQSYTFDTVRSILQENSEAKIYLVIGTDQYNQLDKWYEIDELKELITFVIVNRDKAQQSVDADMIAITIPRIDISSTLIRDRIKSNRNIQVLVPPSVEQYIREEGLYEN; from the coding sequence ATGACAAAATCAATCGTAATATATGGTGGGCAGTTTAACCCGATTCACCTTGCTCACATGGTAGTAGCTAGTGAAGTTAATGATGTCATTAAACCAGATGTATTTTATTTTTTACCAAGTTATATGTCACCTTTAAAGGTTCATGATGACTACTTAGATGCAAATCATAGGGTTACAATGATTCACAATGTTATTAAAGAACTTGGATTCGGCGAAGTTTATTTAGACGAAATAGAGCGAAAAGGACAGAGTTATACATTTGATACCGTTCGTTCTATATTACAAGAAAACTCCGAAGCTAAAATATATTTGGTAATTGGCACTGATCAGTATAATCAGCTAGATAAGTGGTATGAAATAGATGAATTAAAAGAGCTCATCACATTTGTAATTGTTAATAGAGACAAGGCACAACAAAGTGTTGATGCAGATATGATAGCAATTACAATCCCGCGCATTGATATTAGTTCAACGTTAATTAGAGATAGAATAAAATCTAATAGGAATATCCAGGTTTTGGTTCCTCCAAGTGTTGAACAATATATCCGAGAGGAAGGATTATATGAAAATTGA
- the yqeK gene encoding bis(5'-nucleosyl)-tetraphosphatase (symmetrical) YqeK, with protein sequence MKIDQAVEIVKEKLPEKRFNHSLRVAETAVKLADIYDGDKDKAELAGVLHDYSKYDDLGSMYQIVTQQDLDRNLLSYGSEILHGPVCAVIMKEHYGIKDEEVLLAIKNHTTGRAQMTKTEKLVFIADYIEPGRQTPGVEEIRDLAYNQGSLDKTIYEISKRTVLYLINKDINVYDATIACLNYYNYSDERVKDD encoded by the coding sequence ATGAAAATTGATCAAGCAGTTGAAATTGTTAAGGAGAAATTGCCTGAAAAAAGGTTTAACCATTCATTAAGAGTAGCAGAAACAGCTGTGAAATTAGCAGACATTTATGATGGGGACAAAGATAAAGCTGAACTTGCAGGTGTTTTACATGATTATTCAAAGTATGATGACCTAGGTTCAATGTATCAAATTGTTACACAACAAGATTTAGATCGCAATTTACTAAGTTATGGCTCTGAAATATTACACGGCCCAGTTTGCGCAGTAATTATGAAAGAACACTATGGTATTAAAGATGAAGAAGTATTACTTGCAATTAAAAATCATACGACTGGCCGTGCCCAAATGACGAAAACCGAAAAACTTGTATTTATTGCAGATTATATAGAACCAGGCCGTCAGACCCCAGGCGTTGAAGAAATTAGAGATTTAGCATACAATCAAGGTAGCTTAGATAAAACTATATATGAAATATCTAAGCGAACAGTGTTATATTTAATTAATAAAGATATTAATGTTTATGACGCAACGATTGCATGTTTAAATTATTATAATTACAGTGACGAAAGAGTAAAGGATGATTAG
- a CDS encoding NRAMP family divalent metal transporter yields the protein MGERLKSDEQEFKFTKNHKRLLLGSVFLMATSAIGPAFLTQTAVFTAQFASSFAFAILLSIIIDIGAQINIWRVLVVTGKRGQEIANEIFNGLGTFISILIAIGGLAFNIGNIAGAGLGLNAIFGLDVKIGAAITAVLSIGIFISKSGQKIMDVVTMFLGVLMIIVVAFVMFKANPPYAEAAKHIVMPEQPLALVLPIITLVGGTVGGYITFAGAHRILDSGIQGKAYLPFVNKAAISGILTTGVLRTLLFLAVLGVVVTGVTLNSENPPASVFEHVLGPIGRNIFGVVLFAAAMSSVIGSAYTSATFLKTLHKSVYNKTNIIVISFIVFSTLVFLLLGKPVTLLIVAGALNGLILPITLGTILIASKRKSIVGDYKHPTWMLIFGIVAVIVTIVTGVFSLQGLTELFGS from the coding sequence ATGGGGGAAAGATTAAAGTCAGATGAGCAAGAATTTAAGTTTACTAAGAACCACAAAAGACTACTATTAGGGTCAGTATTTTTAATGGCGACATCTGCAATAGGGCCAGCATTTTTAACACAAACTGCTGTTTTTACTGCACAATTTGCATCAAGTTTTGCGTTTGCAATTTTGTTATCAATAATTATTGACATAGGTGCACAAATCAATATTTGGCGTGTATTAGTTGTAACTGGAAAACGAGGACAAGAAATAGCTAATGAAATATTCAATGGGCTAGGAACATTTATTTCTATTCTTATCGCAATAGGCGGTCTCGCATTTAACATTGGTAATATTGCTGGTGCTGGACTAGGCCTAAATGCCATATTTGGATTAGACGTTAAAATTGGTGCAGCAATTACCGCCGTCTTATCAATTGGTATTTTTATTAGTAAAAGCGGACAGAAAATAATGGATGTAGTTACAATGTTCTTAGGCGTATTGATGATTATTGTAGTAGCATTTGTTATGTTCAAAGCTAATCCACCTTATGCTGAAGCGGCCAAACATATAGTGATGCCTGAGCAACCACTTGCACTAGTCTTGCCTATAATTACTTTAGTCGGTGGTACGGTTGGTGGTTATATTACTTTTGCAGGAGCACATAGAATATTAGACTCAGGCATTCAAGGGAAGGCATACTTACCATTTGTAAATAAAGCAGCCATCTCAGGTATTTTAACAACAGGTGTTTTAAGAACATTGCTATTCTTAGCAGTACTAGGTGTAGTAGTTACAGGCGTAACATTAAACTCAGAAAACCCACCAGCTTCTGTGTTTGAACATGTTCTAGGACCGATAGGACGTAATATTTTTGGTGTTGTATTATTTGCTGCAGCCATGTCATCAGTTATTGGTTCTGCATATACGAGTGCTACGTTCTTAAAAACACTTCATAAATCAGTCTATAATAAAACAAATATTATTGTAATTAGTTTTATTGTGTTTTCAACTTTAGTGTTCTTATTACTAGGTAAGCCTGTAACACTATTAATAGTTGCAGGGGCATTAAATGGTTTGATTTTACCAATTACGTTAGGTACAATATTAATTGCTAGTAAACGTAAATCTATAGTTGGAGATTATAAACACCCAACGTGGATGCTGATTTTTGGTATTGTTGCAGTCATAGTAACTATTGTAACAGGAGTGTTCTCATTACAAGGACTAACTGAATTATTTGGTAGTTAA
- the yhbY gene encoding ribosome assembly RNA-binding protein YhbY, with translation MLTGKQKRFLRSKAHNVDPTFQIGKAGINDNMVDQLQDILENRELIKIHVLQNNSEDKNDLAQTLSDATRSDIVQVIGSMIVLYKESQDNKQIQLP, from the coding sequence ATGTTAACAGGTAAGCAAAAAAGATTTTTACGCAGTAAAGCCCATAATGTCGACCCAACTTTTCAAATAGGTAAAGCGGGTATAAATGATAATATGGTAGATCAACTACAAGATATTTTAGAAAATAGAGAACTAATTAAAATACATGTGTTACAAAATAATTCTGAAGATAAAAATGATTTAGCACAGACTTTAAGTGATGCAACGCGTAGTGACATTGTGCAAGTAATCGGGTCTATGATTGTGTTGTATAAAGAATCTCAAGACAATAAGCAAATACAATTACCATAA
- a CDS encoding ComE operon protein 2, whose product MDRIKWEEYFMAQSHLLALRSTCQRLSVGATVVKDNRIIAGGYNGSVSGEVHCIDEGCLLEDGHCIRTIHAEMNALLQCAKQGVSTDGATIYVTHFPCLNCTKSIIQAGIKTIYYAEDYHNHDYALKLLDQSGIEHTKIPFNQEHVAQYLMNQ is encoded by the coding sequence ATGGATCGCATTAAATGGGAAGAATATTTTATGGCACAAAGTCATTTATTGGCATTACGCTCTACGTGTCAACGCTTGTCAGTAGGCGCTACTGTTGTAAAGGATAATAGAATTATAGCTGGAGGATACAACGGGTCTGTATCAGGTGAGGTTCATTGCATTGATGAAGGTTGTTTATTAGAAGATGGTCACTGTATACGGACTATACATGCTGAAATGAATGCCTTATTACAGTGTGCTAAACAGGGAGTATCTACTGATGGTGCAACAATTTATGTTACTCATTTTCCTTGTTTGAATTGTACGAAGTCAATTATACAAGCAGGAATTAAAACAATTTATTACGCTGAAGATTATCACAATCACGATTATGCGTTGAAATTATTAGATCAATCAGGTATTGAACACACGAAAATCCCTTTCAATCAAGAACATGTAGCACAATACTTAATGAATCAATAA
- a CDS encoding helix-hairpin-helix domain-containing protein has translation MLFQWERWKEIINKYKIIFSIISIVLLLTLIFLGNKFIHTDDKEMNEISTVSINKAASESQSNETESNIKRKENPRKSKNEVIIVDVKGAVKHPNIYEMKSTDRVKQLLDKAQVLDNADLSTINLAEKLLDQKVIYIPQKGETAVASTNDSSKSNNHQQDQTLALKTELNDRQEGKINLNSASETQLLSVNGIGPTKAKSIIEYREQHGNFESVEQLKEVKGIGSKTLEKISDYFVV, from the coding sequence ATGTTGTTTCAATGGGAAAGATGGAAAGAAATTATTAACAAATATAAAATTATATTTAGCATTATTTCAATCGTTTTATTACTAACACTTATTTTTTTAGGCAATAAATTTATTCACACGGATGACAAAGAGATGAACGAAATTTCAACAGTATCTATAAATAAAGCTGCAAGTGAATCTCAATCTAATGAAACTGAATCCAATATTAAACGTAAAGAAAATCCTAGAAAATCCAAAAATGAAGTTATTATTGTAGATGTAAAAGGTGCGGTTAAACATCCTAATATCTACGAGATGAAGTCTACAGATAGAGTCAAACAGTTATTAGATAAAGCGCAGGTTTTGGATAATGCAGATCTTTCAACGATTAACCTTGCAGAAAAGTTGTTGGACCAAAAAGTTATTTATATTCCCCAAAAGGGAGAAACAGCAGTCGCAAGTACTAATGATTCAAGTAAATCAAATAACCATCAACAAGACCAAACGCTAGCTTTGAAAACTGAATTGAACGATAGACAAGAAGGGAAAATAAACTTAAATAGTGCTAGCGAAACTCAATTGTTAAGTGTAAATGGTATTGGTCCTACAAAAGCTAAATCTATTATTGAATATAGAGAGCAACATGGCAATTTTGAATCAGTGGAGCAATTGAAAGAAGTTAAAGGCATAGGGTCAAAAACACTGGAAAAGATAAGTGATTATTTTGTAGTTTAA